One genomic segment of Sminthopsis crassicaudata isolate SCR6 chromosome 2, ASM4859323v1, whole genome shotgun sequence includes these proteins:
- the LOC141556500 gene encoding heterogeneous nuclear ribonucleoprotein K — METEQPEETFPNTETNGEFGKRPAEDMEEEQAFKRSRNTDEMVELHILLQSKNAGAVIGKGGKNIKALRTDYNASVSVPDSSGPERILSISADIETIGEILKKIIPTLEEGLQLPSPTATSQLPLESDAVECLNYQHYKGSDFDCELRLLIHQSLAGGIIGVKGAKIKELRENTQTTIKLFQECCPHSTDRVVLIGGKPDRVVECIKIILDLISESPIKGRAQPYDPNFYDETYDYGGFTMMFDDRRGRPVGFPMRGRGGFDRMPPGRGGSPMPPSRRDYDDMSPRRGPPPPPPGRGGRGGSRARNLPLPPPPPPRGGDLMAYDRRERPGDRYDGMVGFSADETWDSAIDTWSPSEWQMAYEPQGGSGYDYSYAGGRGSYGDLGGPIITTQVTIPKDLAGSIIGKGGQRIKQIRHESGASIKIDEPLEGSEDRIITITGTQDQIQNAQYLLQNSVKQYADVEGF, encoded by the coding sequence ATGGAGACTGAGCAACCAGAAGAAACCTTCCCCAATACTGAAACTAATGGTGAATTTGGTAAACGCCCTGCTGAAGATATGGAGGAGGAGCAGGCCTTTAAAAGATCTAGAAACACTGACGAGATGGTTGAACTGCACATTTTGCTTCAAAGCAAGAATGCTGGAGCAGTGATTGGGAAAGGAGGCAAAAATATCAAAGCTCTTCGTACAGACTACAATGCCAGTGTTTCAGTCCCAGACAGCAGTGGCCCCGAGCGCATATTGAGTATCAGTGCAGATATTGAAACAATTGgagaaattctgaagaaaatcATCCCTACCTTGGAAGAGGGCCTGCAGTTGCCATCACCCACTGCAACCAGCCAGCTCCCGCTCGAATCTGATGCTGTGGAATGCTTAAATTATCAACACTATAAAGGAAGCGACTTTGACTGCGAGTTGAGACTGTTGATTCACCAGAGTCTGGCAGGAGGAATTATTGGAGTCAAAGGTGCTAAAATCAAAGAACTTCGAGAGAACACTCAGACAACTATCAAGCTTTTCCAGGAATGCTGTCCTCATTCAACGGATCGAGTTGTTCTTATCGGTGGAAAGCCTGATAGGGTTGTGGAGTGCATAAAGATCATACTGGATCTTATATCTGAGTCTCCCATCAAAGGACGTGCACAACCCTATGATCCCAATTTCTATGATGAAACCTATGACTATGGTGGTTTCACAATGATGTTTGATGATCGACGAGGACGCCCCGTAGGATTTCCCATGCGGGGAAGGGGAGGCTTTGACAGAATGCCCCCAGGCCGTGGTGGGAGTCCTATGCCCCCATCTAGAAGAGATTATGATGACATGAGCCCTCGCAGAGGaccaccaccacctcctcctGGACGTGGCGGCAGGGGTGGTAGCAGAGCTCGAAATCTTCCtcttccaccaccaccaccacctagAGGAGGCGATCTTATGGCTTATGACAGAAGAGAAAGACCCGGTGACCGTTATGATGGCATGGTTGGTTTTAGTGCTGATGAGACTTGGGACTCTGCAATAGATACTTGGAGTCCTTCCGAATGGCAGATGGCTTATGAACCACAGGGTGGTTCTGGATATGATTATTCCTATGCAGGGGGTCGTGGCTCATACGGTGATCTTGGTGGACCCATTATTACAACACAAGTAACTATTCCCAAAGATTTGGCTGGATCTATTATTGGCAAAGGTGGTCAGCGAATCAAACAAATACGTCATGAATCTGGAGCATCAATCAAAATTGATGAGCCTTTGGAAGGATCTGAGGATCGAATTATTACCATTACAGGAACACAGGACCAGATACAGAATGCACAGTATTTACTGCAAAACAGTGTGAAGCAGTATGCAGATGTTGAAGGATTCTAA